The Intestinibaculum porci DNA window TGCCGTGGCATAATCCAATACTGGTTTGATCGAAGAACCAGGCTGATGACGATCGGAGAAAGCGTAAGAGTAGTTCCCGGCTTTAAAGTCGCGGGCACTCATTAAACCAATAATACGACCGGTTTTCGCTTCCTGCACAACCCCGCCCATCTGCATAAAGCGATCAGGGAAGGTGTATGTCTTGCCGGCTGCAATGTTATCAAGAGACTGTTGTAATTCAGTATCTAAGTAGGTGTAAATCGTCATATTCGTCTTATTAGGATCATAACCCGTGAGCTGTTTTACTTCACGGCTGACGCGATCAACATAAGAGGCATATTTTTTCGATTGGGTTAATGGTTTAGAGTTTAAGTAGTTCGCGACTTTTGTTGCTTTCGCTGTTTCGTATTCGCTTTTCGTAATGTAACCATGCTGATACATCAAACCTAAGATAATATTACGACGGTTCTGAGCTTTTGTAAGATTGTTAAAAGCATCGTAGTAAACAGGGGAGTTGACCGCTCCGGCTAATAAAGCGGCTTCCGGCAGGGTTAACTGGGAAGGCGTTTTATTGAAATAATATTTACTGGCAGCGTAGATCCCAACGGTATTGGTTGAACGACCAAAATAAATCTTATTGACATATAACTCTAAGACTTTTTGTTTAGTAGTCTGCTGGGAAGCCTGGATTGCTAAAATGATTTCTCCAAGTTTACGCTGGATCGTTTTTTCTTCATTTGGATAATATGTTTTCTTAATTAACTGCTGGGTAATCGTCGACCCGCCAGCGGCGATGCCACCGGCTTTTAAGTTAGAAAGCATAGCTTTGACGATACGCGGCATATCGAAACCGTTATGAATGAAGAAACGGCTATCTTCGGCGGATACTAAAGCATCGACAAAGACTTCCGGCAGGGCATTATAACTTGTATATTTCCCTTGATTGGAGCCATAGGTGTAATAACTTTTCCCATTTTCATCAACCTGTTTAGAGGTGGTTGTAGTGGTTAAGTTATTGATATCAAAGTCTTTGATCTGTGAATAGACCGTGACCCCAAAATACACCCCGGCGCTGGCAATAATGACACAGCCGGCGATGATGATCGATATCAGCACCTTTCTCCTTATTTCACTATTCAATTTTGGATTTTTTGTTTTCACTATGAGCCCTCCTTTAAATAGTACTCATCAAGTATCTCTAAGTAATGGAGCCTTGGCGCAAAGCCCTGGCGCACCAAATGCCCATAAGTCTGCGCCTGGACATAGGTGATCTTCTTCTCGTCTTTACGATAGGAAGCCGTGACATAAGAGGCATCAATCAGATACACTTCTTCACGGGAAGTAAAGGCAAGCATTAAAAAAGCGATGCCGCCATGCTTGAGCACCCGCTCGAGATGCAGAATCTGATGCTCTGAGATATTCTTAAAGGGGAAGTAATCCACTTTGGTTTCTTTCGCTTCAAAGTCGATATAGTGCCCACGGTAAAGGCCATTATAATCGGTTGTTGAAGGTTTCTGATAATAAGCTTCCACAATCTTGGCAGCCGCGCGGCGGGGATAGTCGACTTTGACGATCTGAATCGGTGTTGGTTTTTTATAAATGACTGCAATATCCTGCTCTAAATAAGCGCGATTGCTTTCATTGAGATCCTCTTCCAGATTCATCCCACGATAAGCTGTATAAAGCTTCTTTTCCTCATGGACCGGCCAGTTTTGGTTTACTGGCTGTTTTTTCTTATTTGGATAGTTTACCATGGTTTTTCTCCTTTGCGTCCATTATAACATATTCCCATCTCTTGACCATGAAAATTTCTTATTCCCCTAAGCAATCTAAACACCTCCCACTAAGCGGGTGAAAGCATCATGACTAGCATGAAAAGGCTAAGGGTGAGTGATAAGTGTTTTGGTATCATAAATATTCCTTCTTTCTGATATTGTTTATCTTTATTATAGGAAGGGAAAAAGAGATCATCAAGGAAAAGAAAGAAGTCAAAAAAACGCGTTATAGAGTTACATTTATTTCGCAAAGGCGCAAATATTTATTGCATATCGATTTAATAAATGATACAATGTACTACGCGAATGAATGCAAAAACAATGTGAATGGCGGTGACGAAGATGGAAAATAAGATTAAACTTAGTCCTAAGAAGATTTTAAATAAACAGTTTCAGATTGATTTTAAAGGCTATAATGCCAATGAAGTTGATTATTTCTTAGATCTTATTGTTGCTGATTATGAGAATTTTGCGGCGATGCTCAATGAATCGTATGATGAAATTGAAAGCCTGCAGCGTGAAAACGCTGCGTTAAAGCAGAAAATTTCTTCTTTAGAAGCGGGGGCACCAACGCAGAATGCACAAAACTTAGAAGCCAAAATGGCTGGCAACGTCGATTTGTTAAAACGTCTTTCTCAGTTAGAAAAAGAAGTTTATTCTAATAAAAAGAATGACTAACTCATGTGTCTGCGAGAATCAATCGCTAGCAGTAGAGGAAAGTCCGTGCTATCACAGGCTGGAATGCCTGTAGTGTTCGTGCTAAGCCTAATAAGCTTAGGCATCGGAAGATGACGACGGCATAACTCCTAAGTCGCAAGATAAGGAGGGCGCCATAAAGTGCCACAGAGACTATGACTTTGTGAAAACAAAGGGTGAAAAGCTGGTAAACTCCGCGAGATAGAAACCCAAATTTGGTAGGGGAGTCGCATCAAAAGAATCAAAATGGCGATGCGGTAGGGTTACCTAAGATAAATGATTGATTGAAAAACAGAACACGGCTTATCAGAGCAGACGCATCACACGATAGTTTCTATCGTGTTTTTAAGTATAGAAATGGAATTTTATGCTGATGGTGGTTGTAAATACTATTATTTTGTGCTTTAATAAGCGTGAATGATTCTTTCAGGAGGGGACATATGAATAATCTTGGTGAAGAAATCAAAAAGAAGCGATTGGAAAAAGGTTTGACGATTGAAGAACTTTCTCAGAAAACTATGCTTTCCGTTGCGATTATTAGAGATATAGAAAATGGCGCCTTCAATCGTTATGAAGGCGATGAAACATATGTCAAGATGTATCTGCGAAAAATTTCCAGTGCCCTTGATATGGATGAAGATCAGATCACGCAGGCTTATGTGAATTTGACTCAGCAGTTAAAAGCGGAGGAAGAGGAAGAAGCCAACAAGAAAGCGGAAGAAAGCGAACAGGAATTACAAAAACGAAAAGACTTCCAGTTCGAACGTCCTAATTACAACACCAAAGGATCCGTTTATGCGGATAAACCTCATTTGAAGTATGTGCGTGGGATTATTGTGGTTGTTCTGATTTCACTTATTTGTGCTGTTGTCTATATTGGTGTAAGTGTGGGCAAATCAGGCAGTGAAAATACGAAGTACACGAATACTTCTAATACCGCTACTGGTAAAGTCAATACGAAGAAGAAATCTTCAACTGCTACAAAGAAAAAGGAAACGAAGAAGAAGGCTGCAAAGAAGAAAGCTTCTACGCAGGTGACTTTCAAACGTTTAGGCACATTCCAGTATCAGATGGTTTTACCTAAGGATACGAAGAATGTAAAACTGAAGATTGTCTTCGGGGCACGCTGCTGGGTAGGCTTCAGTGCGAACGGAGCTAGCTTAAATGGTCTTTCAAGTAAGATCTATAATGCTGGTGACACGGTTGAACAGACTATTGATACGACAACCCTTCGTCAGTTAACGGTCCGCAGCGGAAATAATACTGGTACGAAGTACTATATTAATAATCAGCAGATTCCTTTAACAGATGCGGAATCGAAGATGACAGTTACAAGATTAATCTTAACGGTTGCAAAAAGTTAATGTATAATGAGAGACAAATCATAGGAACCTATGGTTTGTCTTTTTTCTAAGGAGGAATTTCAAGTGGATGAATTATGCACTTATTTAATTGAACATAATATTCAGATTGCCAGCACGGAAAGCTTTACGGTGGGGACCTTTGCCTCACGCATCGGGATGCATCCTGGCATTTCGAAAGTTTATCGCGGCTCGGTCGTGTCATATCAGACGATGATTAAACACAAAGTATTAGGCATTGATCAGGCATTAATTGATCATTATGGCGTGGTCTCAAGTGAAATTGCCCATGACATGGCGACGCATGGGAAGGCATTATTTGATAGCGATGTCTGCATCTCTTTTACGGGGAATGCCGGACCTGACGCAATGGAAGGGAAAAAAGTAGGGCAAATTTATATTGGCATCGCCGCCTATGATGATGTTTATACCTTTGCCTATGAATTATCTGGAAGTCGTCAGGAAATTGTCGATCAGGCAATTTCCCTAGGCTGTGTAAATCTATTGAAAGTTTTGAAAAAATAAAGGATAATAGAAGATAAGGAGGACATTTATGGCTAAAGAAAAGAAATCCGTAGCGCTCAATGTGGATAATAAAGAGAAAGCTTTAGATGATGCCTTAAAACAAATTGAAAAGAAGTTTGGCAAAGGCAGTATTATGCGTCTTGGTGATCGTCCAGCAGTCGACATTGATGTGATTCCTTCCGGATCTCTGCAGCTTGATGCTGCCCTAGGCATCGGCGGTTATCCGAAAGGACGAATCATTGAAATCTATGGTCCAGAATCATCAGGGAAAACAACCTTGACTCTGCATGCCATTGCGGAGTGTCAGAAACAAGGCGGAAAAGCCGCATTTATCGATGCCGAACATGCG harbors:
- a CDS encoding Holliday junction resolvase RecU, whose translation is MVNYPNKKKQPVNQNWPVHEEKKLYTAYRGMNLEEDLNESNRAYLEQDIAVIYKKPTPIQIVKVDYPRRAAAKIVEAYYQKPSTTDYNGLYRGHYIDFEAKETKVDYFPFKNISEHQILHLERVLKHGGIAFLMLAFTSREEVYLIDASYVTASYRKDEKKITYVQAQTYGHLVRQGFAPRLHYLEILDEYYLKEGS
- the gpsB gene encoding cell division regulator GpsB is translated as MENKIKLSPKKILNKQFQIDFKGYNANEVDYFLDLIVADYENFAAMLNESYDEIESLQRENAALKQKISSLEAGAPTQNAQNLEAKMAGNVDLLKRLSQLEKEVYSNKKND
- a CDS encoding helix-turn-helix domain-containing protein, with the protein product MNNLGEEIKKKRLEKGLTIEELSQKTMLSVAIIRDIENGAFNRYEGDETYVKMYLRKISSALDMDEDQITQAYVNLTQQLKAEEEEEANKKAEESEQELQKRKDFQFERPNYNTKGSVYADKPHLKYVRGIIVVVLISLICAVVYIGVSVGKSGSENTKYTNTSNTATGKVNTKKKSSTATKKKETKKKAAKKKASTQVTFKRLGTFQYQMVLPKDTKNVKLKIVFGARCWVGFSANGASLNGLSSKIYNAGDTVEQTIDTTTLRQLTVRSGNNTGTKYYINNQQIPLTDAESKMTVTRLILTVAKS
- a CDS encoding CinA family protein, with amino-acid sequence MDELCTYLIEHNIQIASTESFTVGTFASRIGMHPGISKVYRGSVVSYQTMIKHKVLGIDQALIDHYGVVSSEIAHDMATHGKALFDSDVCISFTGNAGPDAMEGKKVGQIYIGIAAYDDVYTFAYELSGSRQEIVDQAISLGCVNLLKVLKK